A single genomic interval of Pectinophora gossypiella chromosome 22, ilPecGoss1.1, whole genome shotgun sequence harbors:
- the LOC126377022 gene encoding snRNA-activating protein complex subunit 4-like isoform X2, which yields MEQMEFCVDEMFDIDSPESDEEADIEDVRQLTAVIAADKSTAGSSEPRTVSNTTIEKIDRALSINKLATAKFTQLETVLIGRLKECRQKLQETRDSLTGNQGKKQDKQVFRYLTCGKPYFKDRDHFPAPDNDDTITMQRVGMYDFSEVTSVPGWTVKDKHQFLEQITIMSRNIKKKELNSEIAQLRRESKVKDSKQINKQVLALKNQLSKLDKMPLSLSLALPIDQEYDWDAIAVALNQRHSAQEYRALWKVFLHPSINKKSWDRHEHYKLQQLAQLNNLQDWDKIAKELGTGRTAYQCFVYYRTNMGNSLTGRKWSKEEEEFLRRLIDYFKEEDYIPWGKVAAFMESRTKVQVYNKYNRLTEGRKGRFLPEEDAVLLTGVEHLGNNFKKIAKLLPGRSQAQLRTRYHVLSNTTRTSTVWNVEEDRKLIQMMSNQDSSFINYASLTEFFPDKTRAQLRARYSTLIKWMKKNPNKDISKAPRRGARRLSHGQCLGDLQKAVENLKNRIESEVKYKSSHKITKNSPHEVLDHAIIATLITEKAKEEETRRWQSMEVDHNAQKMSATTVINDTNLRKLLIFLKAKLDKEKFLASSYAKDYPNLLQPEPPPCVLNLKSYSKKHETQFFPLCDVIPDIWGDNILKNSEYVLPPNYATITGCKKLMSYIGSKPTPDNRTISMHYTPKRNKLSKEQLDAYMERFNTLFMWPILLSNEDPRSLNEQYTPQPLPISTEAQAKCKRLREMFRVTDTQGIIIPHPDSVEQEIADEQIDLDVSMQNVDSTLSTCVGNEGFLI from the exons ATGGAGCAAATGGAGTTTTGTGTTGATGAAATGTTCGATATAGACTCTCCCGAGAGCGATGAAGAAGCGGACATTGAAGATGTGAGGCAGTTAACTGCTGTTATAGCAGCGGACAAGTCTACGGCTGGGTCTTCGGAGCCTCGTACTGTTTCAAACACCACAATAGAGAAAATTGATAGAGCTTTATCAATCAACAAGTTAGCCACAGCAAAGTTCACCCAACTTGAAACAGTACTAATCGGTCGTTTGAAAGAGTGTCGACAAAAACTGCAGGAAACCCGCGACTCTCTAACTGGTAACCAAGGTAAGAAGCAGGACAAACAAGTATTTAGATATTTAACATGTGGGAAGCCCTATTTCAAGGATAGAGATCATTTTCCTGCCCCAGACAATGATGACACCATCACAATGCAGAGGGTGGGCATGTATGATTTCTCTGAAGTGACATCAGTACCAGGGTGGACAGTCAAGGACAAACACCAATTTCTTGAACAAATCACAATAATGtccagaaatataaaaaagaaagaactGAATTCTGAAATTGCACAGTTAAGAAGAGAATCTAAAGTCAAAGATtctaaacaaataaacaaacaagtACTTGCTCTTAAAAATCAATTGAGTAAGCTTGACAAAATGCCTTTAAGCTTAAGTTTGGCATTACCAATTGATCAAGAATATGATTGGGATGCTATAGCTGTAGCCTTAAATCAAAGACATTCTGCACAAGAGTACCGGGCACTGTGGAAAGTATTTCTACATCCATCTATAAATAAGAAAAGTTGGGACCGACATGAACATTACAAGTTACAGCAACTTGCTCAGTTAAATAACTTACAGGATTGGGACAAAATTGCTAAAGAATTGGGTACTGGAAGGACTGCATACCAATGTTTTGTATATTACCGAACTAACATGGGTAATTCCCTCACTGGACGAAAATGGTCTAAAGAAGAAGAGGAATTCCTTAGACGGCTAATTGATTATTTCAAGGAAGAAGATTACATACCTTGGGGTAAGGTGGCAGCTTTTATGGAAAGTAGAACTAAAGTTCaggtgtataataaatataataggtTAACTGAAGGAAGGAAAGGGAGATTTCTTCCTGAAGAGGACGCTGTACTCCTCACTGGTGTTGAACATTTGGGGaataattttaagaaaataGCAAAATTACTCCCTGGACGGTCTCAAGCACAGTTACGAACACGTTACCATGTACTGAGCAACACTACAAGAACTTCAACAGTTTGGAATGTAGAGGAAGATAGAAAACTGATTCAAATGATGTCCAATCAGGATTCTTCCTTTATAAATTATGCATCTTTGACTGAATTCTTCCCAGACAAGACTAGAGCACAACTAAGAGCTAGATATTCAACATTAATTAAATGGATGAAGAAGAACCCTAATAAAGATATCTCAAAGGCCCCACGTCGAGGCGCGCGTCGTCTTTCTCATGGCCAATGCTTAGGAGACTTGCAAAAAGCTGTTGAAAAtctaaagaatagaatagaatcagAAGTTAAGTACAAATCGTCACATAAAATTACCAAGAACTCTCCACATGAAGTTCTAGACCATGCAATTATTGCAACTCTTATTACAGAAAAAgcaaaagaagaagaaacaagAAGATGGCAGTCAATGGAAGTTGATCACAATGCACAGAAAATGTCTGCCACAACTGTGATAAACGATACGAATCTCCGTAAACTACTAATTTTTCTAAAAGCAAAACTTGATAAAGAAAAATTTTTAGCCAGCAGCTATGCTAAAGACTACCCAAACCTATTGCAACCCGAACCACCACCATGTGTGCTAAACTTAAAATCATACTCAAAGAAACATGAAACACAATTTTTTCCATTGTGTGATGTCATTCCTGACATTTGGGGTGACAACATATTAAAAAATTCAGAATATGTACTACCTCCAAACTATGCAACTATAACAGGCTGTAAGAAACTAATGTCATATATTGGTTCGAAGCCCACACCCGACAATCGTACTATAAGTATGCATTACACCCCAAAGAGGAATAAATTGAGTAAAGAACAATTGGATGCTTACATGGAAAGATTCAACACTTTATTTATGTGGCCCATTCTTCTTTCGAATGAGGATCCAAGAAGTCTGAATGAGCAGTATACACCACAGCCATTACCTATATCAACGGAAGCACAAGCCAAATGTAAAAGACTGAGGGAGATGTTCCGTGTAACAGACACACAAGGGATTATTATTCCTCACCCAGATTCAGTTGAGCAAGAAATTGCTGATGAACAAATTGATTTGGATGTTTCAATGCAAAATGTAGATTCAACTTTGAGTACTTGCGTCGGTAATGAAGGTTTTTT aatttaa
- the LOC126377022 gene encoding snRNA-activating protein complex subunit 4-like isoform X1 — translation MEQMEFCVDEMFDIDSPESDEEADIEDVRQLTAVIAADKSTAGSSEPRTVSNTTIEKIDRALSINKLATAKFTQLETVLIGRLKECRQKLQETRDSLTGNQGKKQDKQVFRYLTCGKPYFKDRDHFPAPDNDDTITMQRVGMYDFSEVTSVPGWTVKDKHQFLEQITIMSRNIKKKELNSEIAQLRRESKVKDSKQINKQVLALKNQLSKLDKMPLSLSLALPIDQEYDWDAIAVALNQRHSAQEYRALWKVFLHPSINKKSWDRHEHYKLQQLAQLNNLQDWDKIAKELGTGRTAYQCFVYYRTNMGNSLTGRKWSKEEEEFLRRLIDYFKEEDYIPWGKVAAFMESRTKVQVYNKYNRLTEGRKGRFLPEEDAVLLTGVEHLGNNFKKIAKLLPGRSQAQLRTRYHVLSNTTRTSTVWNVEEDRKLIQMMSNQDSSFINYASLTEFFPDKTRAQLRARYSTLIKWMKKNPNKDISKAPRRGARRLSHGQCLGDLQKAVENLKNRIESEVKYKSSHKITKNSPHEVLDHAIIATLITEKAKEEETRRWQSMEVDHNAQKMSATTVINDTNLRKLLIFLKAKLDKEKFLASSYAKDYPNLLQPEPPPCVLNLKSYSKKHETQFFPLCDVIPDIWGDNILKNSEYVLPPNYATITGCKKLMSYIGSKPTPDNRTISMHYTPKRNKLSKEQLDAYMERFNTLFMWPILLSNEDPRSLNEQYTPQPLPISTEAQAKCKRLREMFRVTDTQGIIIPHPDSVEQEIADEQIDLDVSMQNVDSTLSTCVGNEGFLYLEGSK, via the coding sequence ATGGAGCAAATGGAGTTTTGTGTTGATGAAATGTTCGATATAGACTCTCCCGAGAGCGATGAAGAAGCGGACATTGAAGATGTGAGGCAGTTAACTGCTGTTATAGCAGCGGACAAGTCTACGGCTGGGTCTTCGGAGCCTCGTACTGTTTCAAACACCACAATAGAGAAAATTGATAGAGCTTTATCAATCAACAAGTTAGCCACAGCAAAGTTCACCCAACTTGAAACAGTACTAATCGGTCGTTTGAAAGAGTGTCGACAAAAACTGCAGGAAACCCGCGACTCTCTAACTGGTAACCAAGGTAAGAAGCAGGACAAACAAGTATTTAGATATTTAACATGTGGGAAGCCCTATTTCAAGGATAGAGATCATTTTCCTGCCCCAGACAATGATGACACCATCACAATGCAGAGGGTGGGCATGTATGATTTCTCTGAAGTGACATCAGTACCAGGGTGGACAGTCAAGGACAAACACCAATTTCTTGAACAAATCACAATAATGtccagaaatataaaaaagaaagaactGAATTCTGAAATTGCACAGTTAAGAAGAGAATCTAAAGTCAAAGATtctaaacaaataaacaaacaagtACTTGCTCTTAAAAATCAATTGAGTAAGCTTGACAAAATGCCTTTAAGCTTAAGTTTGGCATTACCAATTGATCAAGAATATGATTGGGATGCTATAGCTGTAGCCTTAAATCAAAGACATTCTGCACAAGAGTACCGGGCACTGTGGAAAGTATTTCTACATCCATCTATAAATAAGAAAAGTTGGGACCGACATGAACATTACAAGTTACAGCAACTTGCTCAGTTAAATAACTTACAGGATTGGGACAAAATTGCTAAAGAATTGGGTACTGGAAGGACTGCATACCAATGTTTTGTATATTACCGAACTAACATGGGTAATTCCCTCACTGGACGAAAATGGTCTAAAGAAGAAGAGGAATTCCTTAGACGGCTAATTGATTATTTCAAGGAAGAAGATTACATACCTTGGGGTAAGGTGGCAGCTTTTATGGAAAGTAGAACTAAAGTTCaggtgtataataaatataataggtTAACTGAAGGAAGGAAAGGGAGATTTCTTCCTGAAGAGGACGCTGTACTCCTCACTGGTGTTGAACATTTGGGGaataattttaagaaaataGCAAAATTACTCCCTGGACGGTCTCAAGCACAGTTACGAACACGTTACCATGTACTGAGCAACACTACAAGAACTTCAACAGTTTGGAATGTAGAGGAAGATAGAAAACTGATTCAAATGATGTCCAATCAGGATTCTTCCTTTATAAATTATGCATCTTTGACTGAATTCTTCCCAGACAAGACTAGAGCACAACTAAGAGCTAGATATTCAACATTAATTAAATGGATGAAGAAGAACCCTAATAAAGATATCTCAAAGGCCCCACGTCGAGGCGCGCGTCGTCTTTCTCATGGCCAATGCTTAGGAGACTTGCAAAAAGCTGTTGAAAAtctaaagaatagaatagaatcagAAGTTAAGTACAAATCGTCACATAAAATTACCAAGAACTCTCCACATGAAGTTCTAGACCATGCAATTATTGCAACTCTTATTACAGAAAAAgcaaaagaagaagaaacaagAAGATGGCAGTCAATGGAAGTTGATCACAATGCACAGAAAATGTCTGCCACAACTGTGATAAACGATACGAATCTCCGTAAACTACTAATTTTTCTAAAAGCAAAACTTGATAAAGAAAAATTTTTAGCCAGCAGCTATGCTAAAGACTACCCAAACCTATTGCAACCCGAACCACCACCATGTGTGCTAAACTTAAAATCATACTCAAAGAAACATGAAACACAATTTTTTCCATTGTGTGATGTCATTCCTGACATTTGGGGTGACAACATATTAAAAAATTCAGAATATGTACTACCTCCAAACTATGCAACTATAACAGGCTGTAAGAAACTAATGTCATATATTGGTTCGAAGCCCACACCCGACAATCGTACTATAAGTATGCATTACACCCCAAAGAGGAATAAATTGAGTAAAGAACAATTGGATGCTTACATGGAAAGATTCAACACTTTATTTATGTGGCCCATTCTTCTTTCGAATGAGGATCCAAGAAGTCTGAATGAGCAGTATACACCACAGCCATTACCTATATCAACGGAAGCACAAGCCAAATGTAAAAGACTGAGGGAGATGTTCCGTGTAACAGACACACAAGGGATTATTATTCCTCACCCAGATTCAGTTGAGCAAGAAATTGCTGATGAACAAATTGATTTGGATGTTTCAATGCAAAATGTAGATTCAACTTTGAGTACTTGCGTCGGTAATGAAGGTTTTTTGTATCTAGAAGGCTCTAAGTAA
- the LOC126377067 gene encoding uncharacterized protein LOC126377067 codes for MSEDQKPKKLSGMSCPQPMLMTGNLAQQWKKWVQSFKFYMRASGMDEESDGRKVALFLHVIGEKGVDVFNTFGKDEDKVKYDELIELFQNHFAPKANLTYECHNFFTYKQSENESLDDFACALKLRSQNCELGKLQERLVKIMFICNMHQKYNYIRERLLLEDKLDLDKALEVAKAMLASRHQTDALTAEQSSVMYNKTQSRSKSNTRNKSQQQQSKKEVCTKCNQVHRHKCPALSQVCRNCNKVGHFAVCCRSKSKSVKYVESDNNTHQVQSEKQDLFIGHIQSSSSSEWTINININKSQVNCIIDTGSDVNIMSKNVYDSLNIKKVLSKTDIKIKSYTGNSLEVLGQQNLQCKLQLNGTYMTKQINFVIANVNSPTVLGKITCSEIGLIKRVFCVESTNSHMSENNDSQLSFETNQNESKSCHVICPEAMKSQSVQSSQSQSSQSQDINLSKLIEYNNSVFTGLGCLPGECVISTNPDVKPKVDAPRKVPFALHQRLQEELEKMENMDVIVKVTEPTEWTWFAPRSLVQNSTQL; via the exons ATGTCGGAAGATCAAAAACCCAAGAAATTATCGGGAATGTCATGTCCGCAGCCCATGTTGATGACTGGTAATTTAGCACAACAATGGAAGAAATGGGTGCAATCCTTCAAATTTTACATGCGCGCGTCCGGCATGGATGAAGAAAGCGATGGCAGAAAGGTAGCTTTATTTTTACATGTCATTGGGGAAAAAGGTGTGGATGTATTTAACACGTTCGGAAAAGACGAAGACAAAGTTAAATACGACGAGCTCATCGAGTTGTTTCAAAATCATTTTGCCCCAAAAGCTAACCTAACTTATGAATGTCACAATTTTTTCACATATAAACAAAGTGAAAACGAGTCGCTGGATGATTTTGCATGTGCACTAAAACTAAGGTCTCAAAACTGCGAGCTAGGAAAGCTGCAGGAACGTCTTGTCAAAATAATGTTCATATGCAACATGCATCAAAAGTACAACTATATCCGAGAAAGACTTTTGCTTGAAGACAAGTTAGATCTTGACAAGGCCTTAGAAGTGGCAAAAGCCATGCTAGCTTCAAGACATCAGACAGATGCATTGACAGCAGAACAAAGTTCAGTCATGTATAATAAAACTCAGTCAAGGTCTAAGtcaaatacaagaaataaaagtcAACAACAACAGTCAAAAAAGGAAGTCTGTACAAAATGTAATCAAGTCCATCGTCACAAGTGTCCAGCATTGTCTCAAGTCTGCAGAAATTGCAATAAAGTCGGTCATTTTGCAGTATGTTGTCGGTCCAAGTCGAAGTCAGTCAAGTATGTCGAGTCAGATAACAACACCCATCAGGTACAGTCAGAAAAACAAGATTTATTCATTGGTCATATACAGTCGTCATCGTCAAGTGAGTggacaataaatataaacataaataagtcACAAGTGAATTGTATTATTGATACAGGCAGTGATGTCAACATAATGTCAAAAAACGTCTATGATTCACTTAATATCAAAAAGGTATTGTCTAAAACTGATATTAAAATTAAGTCATACACTGGTAATAGTCTAGAAGTACTAGGTCAACAAAATTTACAATGTAAATTACAATTGAATGGCACCTACatgacaaaacaaattaattttgttattgcaaATGTGAATTCTCCAACTGTGTTAGGTAAAATTACTTGCTCAGAAATTGGATtaataaaaagagttttttgTGTCGAGTCTACAAATAGTCACATGTCAGAAAATAATGATAGTCAATTGTCATTTGAAACAAatcaaaacgagtcaaagtcaTGTCATGTAATTTGTCCTGAAGCCATGAAAAGTCAGTCAGTACAGTCAAGTCAGTCACAGTCAAGTCAGTCACAAGATATAAATTTGTCTAAACtaattgaatataataattcTGTTTTTACCGGTCTTGGATGTCTTCCTGGTGAGTGTGTCATAAGTACAAATCCTGATGTCAAGCCAAAAGTCGATGCACCAAGGAAGGTACCATTCGCTCTACATCAAAGGCTTCAAGAAGAATTGGAGAAAATGGAAAACATGGATGTCATTGTCAAGGTCACAGAGCCAACTGAGTGG ACATGGTTCGCGCCAAGGTCGCTGGTGCAAAATTCTACTCAACTTTAG